A portion of the Gammaproteobacteria bacterium CG11_big_fil_rev_8_21_14_0_20_46_22 genome contains these proteins:
- the waaC gene encoding lipopolysaccharide heptosyltransferase I, translating to MRVLIIKLSSMGDIIHALPSLSDAAKHNPTIEFHWVVEKSFKDIPLWHPNVTRVIPIELRRWRKERWRCLFNGEFRAFLRDLRKERYDLVIDAQSSIKSAIVTRLSRGLRCGYSFKTTRERFASLFYQKRFSVIFEQHAIRRMRLLFSKVLGYTFNDSIPDYGVNRNTLPAMAAPCQTPFLVFLHGTSWATKLWPENYWRALIKRANSAGFTVLLPWGNADEKARAERLASAQALVLPKLKINEVSAIITQAKAVVSVDTGLGHAAAAFGVPAVSLYGPTDPRFTAALGNKQLHLAADFSCAPCQQKVCSYTGPSEEKPACFTTLPPDAVWRQLESLL from the coding sequence GTGCGAGTACTGATCATCAAACTATCATCGATGGGAGATATCATCCACGCACTGCCGTCGTTAAGCGATGCTGCTAAGCACAACCCAACTATCGAATTTCACTGGGTGGTGGAAAAAAGCTTTAAAGACATTCCGCTGTGGCACCCCAACGTCACGCGCGTGATCCCCATTGAATTGCGCCGCTGGCGCAAAGAACGCTGGCGCTGTTTGTTCAACGGTGAGTTTCGCGCCTTTTTGCGTGATCTTCGAAAAGAGCGCTATGATCTTGTCATCGATGCGCAATCCTCTATCAAAAGCGCAATCGTCACACGCCTAAGCCGCGGTCTTCGCTGTGGCTATAGTTTTAAAACCACGCGCGAACGGTTTGCGAGCTTGTTTTATCAAAAACGTTTTTCGGTAATTTTCGAACAACACGCGATTCGCCGCATGCGATTACTATTTTCCAAGGTCTTAGGCTACACCTTTAATGACAGCATACCCGATTACGGCGTAAACCGAAACACGCTACCGGCAATGGCCGCACCTTGCCAAACGCCTTTCTTGGTGTTTTTACACGGCACAAGCTGGGCCACAAAACTCTGGCCTGAAAACTATTGGCGCGCGCTCATCAAACGCGCCAATAGCGCAGGCTTCACAGTGCTGCTTCCCTGGGGTAATGCCGATGAAAAAGCCCGTGCCGAGCGCTTAGCCTCAGCACAAGCACTCGTTTTACCTAAATTGAAGATCAATGAGGTAAGCGCCATCATCACACAAGCCAAAGCGGTGGTGAGTGTTGACACAGGCCTTGGCCACGCGGCAGCCGCCTTTGGTGTGCCGGCTGTGTCCTTGTACGGTCCAACCGATCCACGATTTACCGCAGCACTGGGCAATAAGCAACTGCATTTAGCCGCGGATTTTTCTTGCGCGCCCTGCCAGCAAAAAGTGTGCAGCTACACAGGACCCAGCGAAGAAAAACCAGCCTGTTTCACCACACTGCCACCTGATGCGGTTTGGCGCCAACTGGAATCTTTGTTATGA